One stretch of Dokdonia sp. Hel_I_53 DNA includes these proteins:
- the mfd gene encoding transcription-repair coupling factor, which yields MSKNALSQHFAQSSSLRKLEEAIAISQENKQHVQAKGLIGSALSFTISQSFEAAKTPFLIIMNDKEEAAYFLNDLEQLRKEENVLFYPGSYRRPYQIEETDNANILLRAEVLNRINSRKKPALLVTYPDALFEKVVTRKELDRQTLKIAVNDKLSLDFVNEMLFEYKFKRVDFVTEPGEFSVRGGIVDVFSFSHDEPYRVEFFGDEVDSIRTFDVESQLSTGQVKKISVMPNVENKALMETRESFLEYISPKTVVFIKNRSLLVDRTDKNFAKAEEAFSKLDSEVKRNSPEELFMHGKSLKKQLDAFTTVDLTNEIDGASATEIVTFAQQPQPSFNKQFDLLISNLNDNTEKGYKNYIACVSEQAAKRFQDIFDDASDTVNEYETVVLSLYQGFIDNDLKIAVYTDHQIFERYHKFNLKNGYAKKQAITLKELSHLSVGDYVTHIDHGIGKFGGLQKIEVEGKPQEAIKLIYGERDILYLSIHSLHKISKYNGKDGKPPQVYKLGSQAWKKLKAKTKSKVKHIAFNLIKLYAKRRLQKGHAFGPDTHMQHELEASFIYEDTPDQSSATEDVKRDMESDRPMDRLVCGDVGFGKTEVAIRAAFKAVDGGKQVAVLVPTTILAYQHARTFKERLKDFPVKVDYLNRFRTAKEKREVLAGLESGAIDIVIGTHQLTSKNVKFKDLGLLVIDEEQKFGVAVKDKLKTISETVDTLTLTATPIPRTLQFSLMAARDLSTITTAPPNRYPIESNVVRFSEEVIRDAVQYEIQRGGQVFFIHNRIENIKEVAGLIQRLVPDAKVGIGHGQMEGKTLEAKMLAFMDGEFDVLVSTTIIESGLDVPNANTIFINNANNFGLSDLHQMRGRVGRSNKKAFCYFITPPYSAMTEDARKRIQALEQFSVLGSGFNIAMKDLEIRGAGDLLGGEQSGFINEIGFDTYQKILNEAIDELKENEFAELYDEDSAFAKADKDYVKDTVIDTDFSLLFPDDYVNNITERLNLYTELNKVKTEEELDAFEAKLVDRFGPLPEEAEDLVDSVRIKWVATKIGLEKVVMKNGKLTGFFISDQQSPFYQSPAFGRVLKYVQENAFRISIKEKKTSKGLRLLLKSDDAKTVNDVVALLRPLMPESTKKATTKTSQTHD from the coding sequence GTGAGCAAAAACGCCCTCTCGCAACACTTCGCCCAGTCTTCTTCACTAAGAAAACTAGAGGAAGCCATTGCCATTTCTCAAGAAAATAAGCAGCATGTACAGGCTAAAGGCCTTATAGGTTCAGCCTTGTCTTTTACCATTAGTCAGTCGTTTGAAGCTGCAAAAACCCCTTTTCTTATTATCATGAATGATAAGGAAGAGGCGGCCTATTTTCTAAATGATTTAGAACAGCTCCGTAAGGAAGAAAATGTACTGTTTTATCCGGGTAGTTACCGTCGTCCTTACCAAATAGAGGAGACAGATAATGCAAACATACTGCTCAGGGCAGAGGTACTTAATAGAATAAACTCACGTAAAAAACCAGCTCTTTTAGTTACTTATCCAGATGCGCTTTTTGAGAAAGTAGTAACCCGTAAAGAGCTAGATAGACAAACTTTAAAAATTGCTGTAAACGACAAGCTCTCCTTAGATTTTGTAAATGAGATGCTTTTTGAGTATAAATTTAAACGCGTAGATTTTGTAACTGAACCCGGAGAATTTTCGGTGCGAGGTGGTATTGTAGATGTGTTTTCTTTTTCTCACGACGAGCCGTATCGTGTTGAATTTTTTGGCGATGAGGTGGATAGTATCAGAACCTTTGATGTCGAAAGTCAGCTATCTACCGGTCAAGTAAAGAAGATTTCGGTAATGCCTAATGTAGAGAACAAGGCACTTATGGAAACTCGAGAGAGTTTTTTAGAATATATCTCGCCCAAAACGGTCGTTTTTATCAAAAATAGATCACTACTTGTGGATCGTACAGATAAGAATTTCGCGAAAGCGGAAGAAGCCTTTTCAAAGTTAGATTCTGAAGTAAAGCGCAACTCGCCTGAAGAACTTTTTATGCACGGCAAGTCCTTAAAAAAGCAATTAGACGCTTTCACTACTGTAGATCTTACAAATGAAATTGACGGAGCCTCTGCTACAGAGATTGTGACTTTTGCACAACAACCGCAACCTTCATTTAATAAGCAATTTGACTTGCTAATTTCTAACTTAAATGATAATACGGAAAAAGGATATAAAAATTATATCGCTTGTGTGAGCGAGCAGGCCGCAAAACGTTTTCAAGATATTTTTGACGATGCTAGTGATACTGTAAATGAGTACGAAACAGTAGTGCTTTCTTTGTATCAAGGTTTTATTGATAATGATCTTAAAATCGCTGTTTATACAGACCACCAGATCTTTGAACGTTACCATAAATTTAATCTTAAAAATGGATACGCAAAGAAGCAGGCTATAACATTAAAAGAATTGAGTCACCTCTCGGTGGGTGACTACGTCACACATATAGATCATGGTATTGGAAAATTTGGCGGACTCCAAAAAATTGAGGTGGAAGGAAAGCCACAAGAAGCTATAAAGTTAATTTATGGCGAGCGGGATATTTTATATCTGAGTATTCACTCCTTACATAAAATATCTAAGTACAACGGTAAAGATGGCAAGCCACCTCAGGTTTATAAATTAGGCAGCCAAGCCTGGAAAAAATTAAAAGCCAAAACGAAGTCCAAGGTCAAGCATATTGCTTTTAACCTCATCAAATTATACGCAAAACGGAGACTGCAAAAAGGTCATGCATTTGGTCCAGATACTCATATGCAACATGAGCTGGAAGCTAGCTTTATTTATGAGGATACTCCAGACCAAAGTAGTGCTACTGAAGATGTAAAACGAGACATGGAGAGCGATCGTCCTATGGATCGATTAGTTTGTGGTGATGTGGGCTTTGGTAAGACAGAAGTTGCCATACGTGCAGCTTTTAAAGCAGTAGATGGAGGCAAACAAGTCGCAGTACTAGTACCTACAACTATACTAGCATACCAACATGCAAGAACATTCAAGGAGCGCCTTAAAGATTTTCCTGTTAAAGTAGATTATCTGAATCGTTTTAGAACAGCAAAAGAAAAACGGGAGGTGCTAGCAGGACTGGAAAGCGGTGCCATAGATATTGTGATTGGCACGCACCAACTCACTAGTAAGAACGTAAAGTTTAAGGACTTGGGATTACTAGTTATTGATGAGGAACAAAAATTTGGAGTAGCTGTAAAAGATAAACTGAAAACCATTTCTGAAACGGTAGATACACTCACGTTAACCGCAACGCCTATACCAAGAACATTACAATTTTCATTAATGGCAGCCCGTGATTTAAGTACCATCACTACAGCACCACCTAACAGATACCCTATAGAAAGTAATGTCGTACGATTTTCTGAAGAAGTGATACGTGATGCTGTACAGTATGAAATACAACGAGGCGGACAAGTATTCTTTATCCATAATAGAATAGAGAATATAAAGGAAGTGGCAGGGCTTATACAGCGTTTGGTTCCAGATGCTAAGGTGGGAATAGGTCACGGGCAGATGGAAGGAAAAACGCTGGAGGCAAAAATGCTCGCTTTTATGGACGGAGAGTTTGACGTTTTAGTATCAACGACAATTATTGAAAGTGGACTTGATGTACCTAATGCAAATACGATTTTTATTAATAACGCTAATAATTTTGGACTTTCAGATTTGCACCAGATGCGTGGTCGTGTAGGTAGAAGTAATAAAAAAGCTTTCTGTTACTTTATCACGCCCCCATATAGCGCAATGACAGAGGATGCCCGCAAACGTATACAGGCATTGGAACAATTTTCTGTTTTGGGTAGTGGTTTTAATATTGCTATGAAAGACCTTGAGATACGTGGTGCCGGAGATTTACTAGGAGGTGAACAGAGCGGATTCATAAACGAAATTGGTTTTGACACCTATCAGAAAATTCTCAATGAAGCGATAGATGAACTTAAGGAAAATGAATTTGCAGAGTTGTATGATGAGGATTCCGCTTTCGCGAAAGCGGATAAAGATTACGTTAAAGACACTGTTATAGATACAGACTTTAGTTTACTATTTCCAGACGATTATGTCAACAACATAACCGAAAGATTAAATCTATACACAGAACTCAATAAGGTAAAAACCGAAGAAGAGCTAGATGCTTTTGAAGCAAAATTGGTAGACCGATTTGGGCCACTTCCAGAAGAAGCAGAAGATCTGGTAGATTCTGTGCGTATCAAATGGGTGGCAACAAAAATAGGCTTAGAGAAGGTAGTTATGAAAAATGGGAAGCTCACAGGTTTCTTTATTTCAGATCAACAAAGTCCGTTTTACCAAAGCCCCGCTTTTGGTCGTGTGTTAAAATACGTTCAAGAAAATGCATTTCGTATTTCCATTAAAGAGAAGAAAACGTCCAAAGGATTGCGCTTGCTTTTAAAGTCTGACGATGCAAAAACGGTAAATGATGTGGTGGCTCTACTTAGGCCTTTGATGCCAGAAAGCACTAAAAAAGCTACAACAAAGACCTCTCAAACACATGACTAA
- a CDS encoding dihydrolipoyl dehydrogenase family protein produces MNPSLPLSKSNTMGFEHYDIFVIGTGSAGRKVAVSCAKEGMKVAIADNREYGGTCANRGCDPKKVLLNASEIIARTTDLAAVGITEVPKIDWQALQKFKEKFVSAMPIKTEESLEEVGIKMYHQSPEFLEDGLLIVEGKKVTYDKVVIATGLIPRPLHFKGAELFKISDDFLDLPELPDSMIFIGGGYIAMEFAHIAARCGVDVTIIERGKSILKHFDENIAAYLQKISEDIGVKFILNASVTGAEMLQKNTRVYYEQNGKEKDVKAMMVFNTSGRVPSIEMLSLEKANITTTPKGIKVNKFLQSTSNPNVYACGDVADSGALPLTPLSSKEGSHVAKQLTSGKHEEYTFAAIPTSVYTTPQLATVGLTEEQAKEQDIEYKVLSEHVPDWFSVKRLNSRDYCYKTLKGPNDEILGAEILAPEASEMINLFAMAIQQKLTCTQFRQTIFAYPTFASDMQSMV; encoded by the coding sequence ATGAACCCATCACTACCTTTATCCAAAAGCAATACAATGGGATTTGAACACTATGATATTTTTGTAATAGGAACTGGAAGTGCTGGTAGAAAAGTGGCTGTGAGCTGTGCTAAAGAAGGCATGAAAGTCGCCATTGCAGATAATCGTGAATATGGAGGAACCTGCGCAAACAGAGGTTGTGATCCTAAAAAAGTATTATTAAACGCCAGTGAGATTATAGCTCGCACTACAGATCTGGCAGCCGTTGGTATTACCGAAGTGCCAAAAATAGACTGGCAAGCGTTGCAAAAATTTAAAGAAAAATTTGTGTCTGCAATGCCCATAAAAACAGAAGAAAGCTTAGAAGAAGTAGGTATTAAAATGTACCACCAATCGCCAGAGTTTCTTGAAGATGGATTGCTTATTGTCGAAGGTAAGAAAGTAACCTACGATAAAGTGGTAATTGCAACAGGACTCATCCCAAGGCCGTTGCACTTTAAAGGAGCAGAGCTTTTTAAAATTTCAGATGATTTCTTAGATCTTCCTGAGCTTCCAGATAGTATGATTTTTATAGGTGGAGGTTACATTGCCATGGAGTTTGCACATATAGCGGCAAGGTGTGGCGTAGATGTTACCATCATTGAACGAGGTAAAAGCATCTTAAAACATTTTGATGAAAATATTGCTGCGTATCTCCAAAAGATTTCAGAGGATATTGGGGTAAAATTTATTCTAAACGCCTCTGTTACGGGTGCAGAAATGTTACAAAAAAACACTAGGGTTTATTACGAACAAAATGGTAAGGAAAAAGATGTAAAAGCTATGATGGTGTTTAACACCTCTGGAAGAGTGCCTTCTATTGAAATGCTTTCTTTAGAAAAAGCAAATATTACCACAACTCCAAAAGGAATTAAAGTGAATAAATTTTTACAGAGCACCTCAAACCCCAATGTGTATGCATGCGGTGACGTAGCCGACTCTGGTGCTCTACCACTTACTCCGTTATCAAGTAAAGAAGGAAGTCACGTAGCCAAACAACTTACTTCTGGTAAACATGAAGAATACACCTTCGCTGCCATACCTACATCGGTTTATACAACTCCGCAACTTGCAACTGTAGGATTAACTGAAGAACAAGCTAAGGAACAAGACATTGAATATAAAGTGCTCTCAGAACATGTGCCAGACTGGTTTAGCGTTAAGCGTTTAAACTCGCGAGACTATTGTTACAAAACTTTAAAGGGTCCTAACGATGAAATTTTAGGCGCAGAAATTCTAGCGCCAGAGGCTAGTGAAATGATTAATTTATTTGCCATGGCGATTCAGCAGAAACTAACCTGCACGCAGTTTAGACAGACCATATTTGCTTATCCAACTTTTGCAAGTGATATGCAAAGCATGGTATAG
- a CDS encoding haloacid dehalogenase type II, with protein sequence MKPTTLFFDVNETLLDLQPLKQHIASALNDRDELIPLWFSTLLHYSLVANATDSYQDFGEIGVRALLMIAQINNIALSKEDAQKATIEPFKKLPAYDDVMDGLKSLKDAGFTLVALTNSSQQSLEEKLKFAGIDHFFDHMLSSEPVKKFKPDPEVYVWALKKLNVKAEEAMLVASHAWDILGAQNSGMRTCFVERPNKKQFPLAKPADLTIKNIAELL encoded by the coding sequence ATGAAACCAACGACACTTTTTTTTGATGTAAACGAAACCTTATTAGATTTACAACCTTTAAAGCAACATATCGCTAGTGCATTAAATGATAGAGATGAACTCATACCCTTATGGTTTAGTACACTACTACATTATTCATTGGTGGCAAATGCTACCGATAGTTATCAGGATTTTGGTGAAATAGGAGTGCGTGCATTATTAATGATTGCTCAAATCAATAACATTGCACTTTCTAAAGAAGATGCCCAAAAAGCGACTATAGAACCTTTTAAAAAATTACCCGCCTATGATGACGTTATGGATGGATTGAAATCTTTAAAAGATGCTGGCTTTACACTAGTTGCACTTACAAATTCATCACAACAGTCATTAGAAGAAAAGCTAAAATTTGCAGGTATTGATCATTTCTTTGATCATATGCTTAGTTCAGAACCCGTAAAAAAGTTCAAACCAGATCCAGAGGTATATGTTTGGGCTCTAAAAAAACTAAATGTAAAAGCAGAAGAGGCAATGCTAGTAGCCTCACACGCCTGGGATATTTTAGGAGCTCAAAATAGCGGAATGCGTACCTGTTTTGTAGAAAGACCAAATAAAAAACAATTCCCTTTAGCTAAACCAGCAGATCTTACAATAAAAAACATAGCTGAGCTACTATAA
- a CDS encoding tryptophan-rich sensory protein, translated as MKKTYAIVNFISVLLVLLVNGLSQAQRWNNTTIGEQSDKYENLFTPAGYAFSIWGLIFLMLVGYAIFQIRRAFFSNKKSPFIEQTGWWFAIANFLNAAWVVAFTYEYIGLSVIIMLGILCSLLLVVWRTNMERWDAPIAIIAFVWWPVCIYAGWIAVATIANFSAFFASIGWTGTEFNEIVWTMVLITVAVLINVLMVWLRNMREFAAVAIWALVAIFIRHQEQYESIAYYALSSAIILFIIVSIHAYKNRETAPHIKLKERLSN; from the coding sequence ATGAAGAAAACCTACGCAATTGTAAATTTTATCTCTGTACTTCTCGTTCTCTTAGTCAACGGTTTGTCTCAAGCACAACGATGGAATAACACTACTATAGGAGAACAGTCTGATAAATATGAAAACTTATTTACACCCGCGGGCTATGCTTTTTCTATTTGGGGATTGATATTTCTCATGCTTGTAGGCTACGCTATTTTTCAGATAAGAAGAGCTTTTTTTAGCAATAAAAAGTCACCCTTTATAGAACAAACTGGTTGGTGGTTTGCTATCGCAAATTTCTTAAATGCAGCTTGGGTTGTTGCTTTCACCTATGAATATATAGGGCTTTCTGTGATTATAATGCTGGGGATTTTGTGTAGTTTACTTCTGGTAGTCTGGCGTACAAATATGGAGCGGTGGGATGCCCCAATTGCCATAATTGCATTTGTATGGTGGCCCGTTTGCATCTATGCAGGATGGATAGCTGTCGCAACGATTGCAAATTTTTCTGCTTTTTTTGCTAGCATAGGATGGACGGGAACAGAATTTAATGAGATTGTATGGACAATGGTTCTTATTACAGTAGCTGTTTTAATAAATGTGCTAATGGTCTGGCTGCGTAATATGAGAGAGTTTGCTGCAGTGGCCATCTGGGCACTAGTTGCTATTTTTATAAGACATCAAGAGCAATATGAGAGTATAGCTTATTATGCGCTATCTAGTGCGATTATACTTTTTATCATTGTGAGTATTCATGCCTATAAGAATAGGGAGACTGCTCCACATATTAAATTGAAAGAAAGACTATCTAATTAA
- a CDS encoding pyridoxal phosphate-dependent decarboxylase family protein: MLMDRDKLQLSKEEMKAYGYSIVDAVVEHFETQDKKLPLASATREEMDSLFLEEAPEQSSDPQEVLDFVIEKVMKKSAIVSHPKFYSFVPGPSNYISAMSDTLATGFNVFSGGWAQSPPAAELEIVTISWLLKIFGLPVKKGGGIFTSGGSMANLTAIVTARRVMCGENFANAVIYLSDQAHSSNIKALRIIGFTREQIRLIPTDSEFKFSTIKLKSAISRDRLEGYNPFCVIATAGTTNTGTVDPLEAISKICKEEKLWFHIDGAYGGAAILAKNGKQLLKGVSKADSLTVDPHKWFFQPYEMGCLLIRNHKYLKSTFVEKPEYLRDIEGNESEINFYDHGVQLTRRFRALKFYMSLKTFGLKAFRNAITYNIVIAEKTEKLLRKSKKWEVVSPATLAIINFRYNPIGENFSEKELDNLNQKISGKVTASGEAQLVTTILNKQVVLRMCLINPRTKFEDVKATLSLCEGFANELLASKGKS, from the coding sequence ATGTTGATGGATAGAGACAAATTACAGTTATCAAAAGAGGAAATGAAAGCTTACGGCTATAGCATTGTAGATGCTGTAGTAGAGCATTTTGAAACCCAAGATAAAAAACTTCCATTAGCCTCTGCCACACGAGAGGAAATGGATTCTCTATTTTTAGAAGAAGCGCCAGAACAATCTTCAGATCCGCAAGAAGTATTAGATTTTGTTATTGAAAAAGTAATGAAAAAAAGTGCTATTGTCTCTCACCCAAAATTTTACTCTTTTGTACCTGGCCCAAGTAATTACATAAGCGCAATGTCTGATACGCTTGCCACGGGTTTCAATGTATTTTCAGGAGGATGGGCACAATCGCCACCAGCAGCAGAGTTAGAGATTGTAACTATCAGTTGGCTGCTCAAAATCTTTGGACTACCCGTAAAAAAAGGAGGCGGAATTTTCACCAGTGGTGGCTCTATGGCAAACCTTACTGCAATTGTCACTGCACGACGTGTGATGTGTGGAGAAAATTTTGCAAATGCTGTGATTTACCTATCGGATCAAGCGCATTCATCTAATATTAAGGCCTTACGCATTATAGGCTTTACACGAGAGCAAATACGATTAATCCCGACTGACTCAGAATTTAAATTTTCAACCATTAAGTTAAAGAGCGCTATTTCCAGAGATAGACTAGAAGGCTATAATCCGTTTTGTGTGATTGCAACTGCAGGAACCACAAATACAGGAACGGTAGATCCACTAGAAGCGATTTCAAAAATTTGCAAAGAGGAGAAACTTTGGTTTCATATTGATGGCGCTTATGGTGGTGCTGCAATTTTGGCCAAAAACGGAAAGCAACTTCTTAAAGGAGTAAGTAAGGCAGACTCACTTACTGTAGATCCTCATAAATGGTTTTTCCAACCCTATGAAATGGGATGTCTCTTAATTAGAAATCATAAATACCTCAAAAGTACTTTTGTTGAAAAGCCAGAATATTTAAGAGATATCGAAGGAAATGAATCTGAAATAAACTTTTACGATCATGGTGTCCAGCTTACACGACGCTTTAGAGCACTGAAATTTTATATGTCCTTAAAGACTTTTGGTTTAAAGGCATTTAGAAATGCTATTACCTATAATATCGTCATTGCAGAAAAAACGGAAAAGTTACTACGCAAGAGTAAAAAATGGGAGGTTGTCTCCCCAGCGACCCTTGCGATTATTAATTTTAGGTATAATCCTATTGGTGAAAACTTCAGTGAAAAGGAGCTTGACAATTTAAACCAAAAAATTTCGGGTAAGGTTACAGCTTCTGGCGAAGCTCAACTGGTGACAACAATTCTTAACAAGCAAGTCGTATTGCGCATGTGCTTGATAAATCCACGCACAAAATTTGAGGATGTCAAAGCAACCTTGTCACTGTGTGAAGGATTTGCAAATGAGTTGTTAGCGTCAAAAGGTAAGTCTTAA
- the pdeM gene encoding ligase-associated DNA damage response endonuclease PdeM: protein MTKISIHNNTFTLQPTGTMYWEQREILFIADVHLGKVAHFRKHGSAVPQQAILKNFEQLDAAISCCNPQEVCFLGDLFHSALNTEWLYFEKWVEQQEAKITLVAGNHDIINPLQFTGIGIEIFQERILDTFLLTHIPEERDGLFNFCGHIHPGVKLQGVGRQLLKMPCFFKKPNQLILPAFGEFTGKYILEPEAHDEVFVVTPDEVILVE, encoded by the coding sequence GTGACAAAAATCTCTATTCATAATAATACTTTTACACTTCAGCCTACTGGAACTATGTACTGGGAGCAACGTGAGATTCTCTTTATAGCCGATGTACATCTAGGTAAAGTGGCGCACTTTAGAAAACATGGCAGTGCAGTGCCACAACAAGCTATTTTAAAAAATTTTGAGCAATTAGATGCTGCAATATCATGCTGTAATCCTCAGGAGGTTTGTTTTTTAGGAGATCTTTTTCATTCGGCATTAAATACAGAGTGGCTGTATTTTGAAAAGTGGGTGGAGCAGCAAGAAGCTAAAATCACTTTAGTAGCAGGTAATCATGATATTATTAATCCGCTTCAGTTTACAGGTATTGGAATTGAGATATTTCAAGAACGCATTTTAGATACGTTCCTATTGACACATATTCCAGAAGAAAGGGACGGATTGTTTAATTTTTGTGGTCACATTCACCCAGGAGTAAAACTACAAGGTGTGGGTAGGCAATTGCTCAAAATGCCTTGCTTTTTTAAAAAACCTAATCAACTTATTTTACCTGCCTTTGGGGAATTTACGGGTAAATATATATTGGAGCCAGAAGCGCATGATGAGGTATTTGTCGTGACACCAGACGAAGTAATATTAGTAGAGTAA
- a CDS encoding lycopene cyclase family protein has product MQTHFDYIILGAGLSGLTTAIRMSRAPFFSQKSIAIIDQNLSKKNDRTWCFWETKPSLYEETVSYSWNSILVKENNISKPIPIAPYTYKKIESADLYAFAKAELSQHKNISFIESEVSSYTENEIGVTVTTTDNSFTCTRLLSSIYNPTILKKQDEAVVLQQHFVGWFVETKEPAFDKSVAIYMDFSVAQEGNCRFMYVLPTTANNALIEYTLFSKDLLPLSEYEDAIKTYLANLGVSDYKITAREKGSIPMTTYDFTQHNSENVLHIGTAGGWTKASTGYTFTHTLEKSAALITFLKSGKPFTQYKLKNRWTFYDEVLLKVLDHKNYLGKEIFTGMFKKGKTGHIFRFLDEESSILDELKVILSAPKIPFIRAALQVLFR; this is encoded by the coding sequence GTGCAAACTCATTTTGACTATATCATTTTAGGAGCTGGGCTCTCTGGTTTGACAACCGCTATACGCATGTCTCGCGCTCCATTTTTTTCTCAAAAAAGTATTGCGATTATAGACCAAAATCTTAGCAAAAAGAATGATCGCACTTGGTGCTTTTGGGAAACTAAACCTAGCCTTTATGAAGAGACCGTTTCCTATTCATGGAACTCTATTCTTGTAAAAGAAAATAATATTTCAAAACCAATACCCATTGCTCCTTATACCTACAAGAAAATTGAAAGTGCAGATCTATACGCTTTCGCGAAAGCTGAATTATCTCAACATAAAAACATTTCATTTATAGAAAGTGAGGTCTCTAGTTATACTGAAAATGAAATTGGTGTCACTGTGACAACGACTGATAATTCTTTTACTTGCACCCGCTTATTAAGCAGTATTTATAATCCGACAATTCTTAAAAAACAGGATGAAGCGGTAGTTTTACAACAACACTTTGTTGGCTGGTTTGTCGAGACAAAGGAGCCTGCATTTGATAAAAGCGTTGCAATCTATATGGATTTTAGTGTCGCTCAAGAGGGTAATTGTCGTTTTATGTATGTATTACCTACAACAGCAAACAACGCATTGATAGAATACACTTTATTTTCTAAAGACTTACTCCCGCTTTCTGAATATGAAGATGCCATCAAAACGTATCTAGCAAATCTCGGGGTATCGGATTATAAAATAACAGCTCGTGAGAAGGGAAGCATCCCTATGACTACCTATGATTTTACACAGCATAACTCTGAGAATGTTTTACACATAGGTACTGCTGGTGGCTGGACAAAAGCAAGCACTGGGTACACATTTACACATACACTTGAGAAATCTGCCGCGCTTATTACCTTCTTGAAAAGCGGCAAACCTTTTACCCAATACAAATTAAAAAACCGATGGACTTTTTACGATGAAGTACTTCTCAAGGTTTTGGACCATAAAAATTATTTGGGAAAAGAGATTTTTACTGGCATGTTTAAGAAAGGAAAAACCGGTCATATTTTTCGGTTTTTAGATGAAGAATCTTCGATATTAGACGAATTGAAAGTTATTCTCAGTGCACCTAAAATTCCTTTTATTAGAGCAGCCCTTCAAGTTCTTTTTAGGTAG
- a CDS encoding TerB family tellurite resistance protein, whose translation MIKYIGAIVGWFVGRGFFGAVIGYFIGSAIDILFINKSETQGGQNRRSFRDVFESATQQNVSPGDFELNLLSLASLVIKADGKISQNELDYARQYFVRAYGKERANATFRTFNEVIKNREISASRICTYLNNRTRYEVRLQILHFLFGIAQADGQVSQPEVNVLSTIAGYFRINHQDFESIKNMFVKKADSAYKILEIEKSASDDEVKKAFRTMAKKYHPDKLVNMDEAYKKGAEEKFRNVQEAYEQIQKERGM comes from the coding sequence ATGATTAAATATATAGGCGCTATCGTGGGGTGGTTTGTAGGCCGCGGATTTTTTGGCGCAGTGATAGGCTATTTCATAGGAAGTGCTATCGACATCTTATTTATTAATAAATCGGAAACACAAGGAGGTCAAAATAGACGTTCTTTTAGAGATGTTTTTGAAAGTGCCACACAGCAGAATGTTTCACCTGGTGATTTTGAACTTAACTTGCTATCCCTTGCCTCTTTAGTAATTAAAGCAGATGGAAAAATAAGCCAAAATGAGTTAGACTATGCTCGTCAATACTTTGTTAGAGCTTACGGTAAGGAACGTGCAAATGCAACCTTTAGAACTTTTAATGAGGTCATCAAAAATCGAGAAATCTCTGCTTCAAGAATATGTACATACCTCAATAATAGAACAAGATATGAGGTGCGTTTACAAATTTTACACTTTTTATTCGGGATAGCTCAAGCAGACGGTCAGGTGAGTCAACCAGAAGTAAATGTGTTGAGTACCATAGCTGGTTATTTTCGAATAAATCATCAAGATTTTGAAAGTATCAAAAATATGTTTGTCAAGAAGGCAGACAGTGCTTATAAAATCCTAGAAATTGAAAAATCAGCCAGTGATGATGAGGTGAAGAAAGCTTTTAGAACCATGGCAAAAAAATATCATCCAGATAAGCTTGTAAATATGGATGAAGCTTACAAAAAAGGCGCTGAAGAGAAATTCAGAAATGTGCAAGAGGCTTATGAACAAATACAGAAAGAGCGCGGAATGTAA
- a CDS encoding BrxA/BrxB family bacilliredoxin has product MYPADLVKPMREDLTNNGFTELHTTDDVHAAMKKEGTTLMVVNSVCGCAARNARPAAVYATANGKKPDNLYTVFAGVDGEATDLARSFMVPFPPSSPSMALFKDGELVHMLERHHIEGRPAEMIAENLMDAFNEHVG; this is encoded by the coding sequence ATGTATCCAGCAGATTTAGTAAAACCAATGCGTGAAGACCTTACCAATAATGGCTTCACAGAATTACATACAACAGACGACGTACACGCTGCCATGAAAAAAGAAGGGACAACCTTAATGGTTGTAAATTCTGTTTGTGGTTGTGCCGCTCGTAACGCACGTCCAGCAGCAGTTTATGCAACTGCAAATGGGAAAAAGCCAGATAATTTATATACTGTATTTGCAGGTGTAGATGGTGAGGCAACAGATCTAGCGAGATCTTTCATGGTTCCTTTTCCTCCTTCTAGCCCATCTATGGCATTGTTTAAGGATGGTGAGTTAGTACACATGTTAGAACGTCATCATATTGAAGGAAGACCAGCAGAGATGATTGCAGAAAATCTTATGGATGCCTTTAATGAGCACGTAGGATAA